In a genomic window of Piliocolobus tephrosceles isolate RC106 chromosome 1, ASM277652v3, whole genome shotgun sequence:
- the MIB2 gene encoding E3 ubiquitin-protein ligase MIB2 isoform X4, translated as MDPDPQAGVQVGMRVVRGVDWKWGQQDGGEGGVGTVVELGRHGSPSTPDRTVVVQWDQGTRTNYRAGYQGAHDLLLYDNAQIGARPPNIICDCCKKHGLRGMRWKCRVCLDYDLCTQCYMHNKHELAHAFDRYETAHSRPVTLSPRQGLLRIPLRGIFQGAKVVRGPDWEWGSQDGGEGKPGRVVDIRGWDVETGRSVASVTWADGTTNVYRVGHKGKVDLKCVGEAAGGFYYKDHLPRLGKPAELQRRVSADGQPFQHGDKVKCLLDTDVLREMQEGHGGWNPRMAEFIGQTGTVHRITDRGDVRVQFNHETRWTFHPGALTKHHSFWVGDVVRVIGDLDTVKRLQAGHGEWTDDMAPALGRVGKVVKVFGDGNLRVAVAGQRWTFSPSCLVAYRPEEDANLDMAERARENKSSLSVALDKLRAQKSDPEHPGRLVVEVALGNAARALDLLRRHPEQVDTKNQGRTALQVAAYLGQVELVRLLLQARAGMDLPDDEGNTALHYAALGNQPEVARVLLNAGCRADAINSTQSTALHVAVQRGFLEVVRALCEHGCDVNLPDAHSDTPLHSAISAGTGASGIVEVLTEVPNIDVTATNSQGFTLLHHASLKGHALAVRKILARARQLVDAKKEDGFTALHLAALNNHREVAQILIREGRCDVNVRNRKLQSPLHLAVQQAHVGLVPLLVDAGCSVNAEDEEGDTALHVALQRHQMLPLVADGAGGDPGPLQLMSRLQASGLPGSAELTVGAAVACFLALEGADVSYTNHRGRSPLDLAAEGRVLKALQGCAQRFRERQAGGGAAPGLRHALGTPNTVTNLHVGAAPGPEAAECLVCSELALLVLFSPCQHRTVCEECARRMKKCIRCQVAVSKKLRAGHAPHSQGSHPGPSPARGHGLLQTTPYP; from the exons ATGGACCCAGACCCCCAGGCGGGCGTGCAGGTGGGCATGCGGGTGGTGCGCGGCGTGGACTGGAAGTGGGGCCAGCAGGACGGCGGAGAGGGCGGCGTGGGCACAGTGGTGGAGCTTGGCCGCCACGGCAGCCCCTCGACACCCGACCGCACGGTGGTCGTGCAGTGGGACCAGGGCACACGCACCAACTACCGCGCCGGCTACCAGGGCGCGCACGACCTGCTGCTCTACGACAACGCCCAGATCG gcgCCCGGCCCCCCAACATCATCTGTGACTGCTGCAAGAAGCACGGGCTGCGGGGGATGCGCTGGAAGTGCCGCGTGTGCCTGGACTACGACCTCTGCACGCAGTGCTACATGCACAACAAGCACGAGCTTGCCCACGCCTTCGACCGCTACGAGACGGCCCACTCACGCCC TGTCACGCTGAGTCCCCGCCAGGGCCTCCTGAGGATCCCACTAAGGGGCATCTTCCAGGGAGCGAAGGTGGTGCGAGGCCCCGACTGGGAGTGGGGCTCACAGGATG GAGGGGAAGGGAAACCGGGCCGTGTGGTGGACATCCGTGGCTGGGATGTGGAGACAGGCCGGAGTGTGGCCAGCGTGACATGGGCTGATGGTACCACGAACGTGTACCGTGTGGGCCACAAGGGCAAGGTGGACCTCAAGTGTGTGGGCGAGGCAGCGGGCGGCTTCTACTACAAGGACCACCTCCCAAGGCTTG GCAAGCCGGCCGAGCTGCAGCGCAGGGTGAGTGCTGACGGTCAGCCCTTCCAGCACGGGGACAAGGTCAAATGTCTGCTGGACACTGACGTCCTGCGGGAGATGCAGGAAGGCCACGGCGGCTGGAACCCCAGGATGGCGGAG TTTATCGGACAGACGGGCACCGTGCATCGCATCACGGACCGCGGGGACGTGCGCGTGCAGTTCAACCACGAGACGCGCTGGACCTTCCACCCCGGGGCGCTCACCAAG CACCACTCCTTCTGGGTGGGCGACGTGGTCCGGGTCATCGGCGACCTTGACACGGTGAAGCggctgcaggctgggcatggcgaGTGGACGGACGACATGGCCCCT GCCCTGGGCCGCGTCGGGAAAGTGGTGAAAGTGTTTGGAGACGGGAACCTGCGTGTAGCAGTCGCTGGTCAGCGGTGGACCTTCAGCCCCTCCTGCCTGGTGGCCTACCGGCCCGAGGAGGATGCCAACCTGGACATGGCTGAGCGCGCCCGGGAGAACAAAA GCTCTCTGAGCGTGGCCCTGGACAAGCTTCGGGCCCAGAAGAGTGACCCGGAGCACCCGGGAAGGCTGGTGGTGGAGGTGGCGCTGGGTAACGCGGCCCGGGCTCTGGACCTGCTGCGGAGGCATCCAGAGCAG GTGGACACCAAGAACCAAGGCAGGACCGCTCTGCAAGTGGCTGCCTACCTGGGTCAGGTGGAGTTGGTGCGGCTGCTGCTACAAGCCAGGGCGGGCATGGACCTGCCGGACGATGAGGGAAACACAGCGCTGCACTACGCGGCCCTGGG GAACCAGCCTGAGGTTGCCAGGGTGCTCCTGAATGCTGGGTGCCGGGCAGATGCCATCAACAGCACCCAGAGCACAGCGCTGCATGTGGCCGTGCAGAGGGGCTTCCTGGAGGTGGTGCGGGCCCTGTGTGAGCATGGCTGTGACGTCAACCTGCCT GATGCCCACTCGGACACGCCCCTGCACTCCGCCATCTCGGCGGGCACTGGCGCCAGTGGCATCGTCGAGGTCCTCACGGAGGTGCCAAACATCGATGTCACCGCCACCAACAGCCAGGGTTTCACCTTGCTGCACCATGCCTCCCTCAAAGGCCACGCGCT AGCTGTGAGAAAGATTCTGGCTCGGGCACGGCAGCTGGTGGACGCCAAGAAGGAGGACGGCTTCACGGCACTCCACCTGGCCGCCCTCAACAACCACCGTGAGGTGGCCCAGATCCTCATCCGCGAG GGCCGCTGTGACGTGAATGTGCGCAACCGGAAGCTGCAGTCCCCGCTGCATCTAGCCGTGCAGCAGGCCCATGTGGGGCTGGTGCCACTGCTGGTGGACGCTGGGTGCAGTGTCAACGCGGAGGACGAGGAGGGGGACACAGCCCTGCACGTGGCGCTGCAGCGTCATCAGATGCTGCCCCTGGTGGCTGATGGGGCCGGGGGGGACCCAGGGCCCTTGCAGCTGATGTCCAGG CTACAGGCCTCGGGCCTCCCCGGCAGCGCGGAGCTGACGGTGGGCGCGGCGGTCGCCTGCTTCCTGGCGCTGGAGGGCGCCGACGTGAGCTACACCAACCACCGCGGCCGGAGCCCGCTGGACCTGGCCGCCGAGGGCCGCGTGCTCAAGGCCCTTCAGGGCTGCGCCCAGCGCTTCCG GGAGCGTCAGGCGGGCGGGGGCGCGGCCCCAGGCCTCAGGCACGCGCTGGGGACCCCCAACACCGTGACGAACCTGCACGTGGGCGCCGCGCCGGGGCCCGAGGCCGCTGAGTGCCTGGTGTGCTCCGAGCTGGCGTTGCTGGTGCTGTTCTCGCCGTGCCAGCACCGCACCGTGTGCGAGG AGTGCGCGCGCAGGATGAAGAAGTGCATCAGGTGCCAGGTGGCCGTCAGCAAGAAGCTACGCGCAG GTCACGCCCCGCACTCCCAAGGCTCACACCCTGGCCCCAGCCCCGCCAGAGGTCACGGCCTGCTGCAGACCACACCCTACCCATAA